The proteins below are encoded in one region of Saccopteryx leptura isolate mSacLep1 chromosome 1, mSacLep1_pri_phased_curated, whole genome shotgun sequence:
- the TSPAN4 gene encoding tetraspanin-4 isoform X1, with the protein MRRSSTDESTYRRSPSPEGKEPGFARGGPFRRYSSLYGRGDGEDAGGPFFGLHANPGPKAAQARYTSPKGTKYVVFYLDLSFIFLLELKRCGMARGCLQGVKYLMFAFNLLFWLGGCGILGVGIWLAATQGNFATLSSSFPSLSAANLLIVTGTFVMAIGFVGCIGAIKENKCLLLTFFVLLLLVFLLEATVAILFFAYTDKIDRYAQQDLKKGLHLYGTPGNVGLTNAWSIIQTDFRCCGVSNYTDWFEVYNATRVPDSCCLEFSENCGLHAPGTWWKAPCYETVKVWLQENLLAVGVFGLCTALVQILGLTFAMTMYCQVVKADTYCA; encoded by the exons ATGCGCCGCTCGAGCACGGACGAGTCCACGTACCGGCGCAGCCCGTCGCCGGAGGGCAAGGAGCCGGGGTTCGCGCGCGGCGGCCCCTTCCGGCGCTACAGCAGCCTCTATGGGCGCGGGGATGGCGAGGACGCCGGCGGCCCCTTCTTCGGTCTGCACGCCAACCCCGGCCCCAAGGCGGCCCAGGCGCGCTACACGTCGCCCAAGGGCACCAAGTACGTGGTCTTCTACCTGGACCTGTCCTTTATCTTCCTCCTAGAGCTGAAGCGGTGCGGCATGGCGCGCGGCTGCCTCCAGGGCGTCAAGTATCTCATGTTCGCCTTCAACCTGCTTTTCTGG TTGGGAGGCTGTGGCATCCTGGGGGTTGGCATCTGGCTGGCCGCCACGCAGGGGAACTTTGCCACCCTGTCCTCTTCCTTCCCGTCCCTGTCGGCGGCCAACCTGCTCATCGTCACTGGCACCTTCGTCATGGCCATCGGCTTCGTGGGCTGCATCGGGGCCATCAAGGAGAACAAGTGCCTCCTTCTCACC ttcTTCGTGTTGCTGCTGCTGGTGTTCCTGCTGGAGGCCACCGTCGCCATCCTCTTTTTCGCCTACACTGACAAG ATCGACAGGTACGCACAGCAAGACCTGAAGAAGGGCCTACATCTCTATGGCACCCCGGGCAACGTGGGCCTCACCAACGCCTGGAGCATCATCCAGACCGAT TTCCGCTGCTGCGGTGTCTCCAACTACACGGACTGGTTCGAGGTCTACAATGCCACGCGCGTGCCCGACTCCTGCTGCCTGGAGTTCAGTGAGAACTGCGGCCTGCACGCACCCGGCACCTGGTGGAAAGCG CCCTGTTACGAGACAGTGAAGGTATGGCTTCAGGAGAACCTGCTGGCTGTGGGCGTCTTCGGGCTCTGCACGGCGCTGGTGCAG
- the TSPAN4 gene encoding tetraspanin-4 isoform X2, giving the protein MARGCLQGVKYLMFAFNLLFWLGGCGILGVGIWLAATQGNFATLSSSFPSLSAANLLIVTGTFVMAIGFVGCIGAIKENKCLLLTFFVLLLLVFLLEATVAILFFAYTDKIDRYAQQDLKKGLHLYGTPGNVGLTNAWSIIQTDFRCCGVSNYTDWFEVYNATRVPDSCCLEFSENCGLHAPGTWWKAPCYETVKVWLQENLLAVGVFGLCTALVQILGLTFAMTMYCQVVKADTYCA; this is encoded by the exons ATGGCGCGCGGCTGCCTCCAGGGCGTCAAGTATCTCATGTTCGCCTTCAACCTGCTTTTCTGG TTGGGAGGCTGTGGCATCCTGGGGGTTGGCATCTGGCTGGCCGCCACGCAGGGGAACTTTGCCACCCTGTCCTCTTCCTTCCCGTCCCTGTCGGCGGCCAACCTGCTCATCGTCACTGGCACCTTCGTCATGGCCATCGGCTTCGTGGGCTGCATCGGGGCCATCAAGGAGAACAAGTGCCTCCTTCTCACC ttcTTCGTGTTGCTGCTGCTGGTGTTCCTGCTGGAGGCCACCGTCGCCATCCTCTTTTTCGCCTACACTGACAAG ATCGACAGGTACGCACAGCAAGACCTGAAGAAGGGCCTACATCTCTATGGCACCCCGGGCAACGTGGGCCTCACCAACGCCTGGAGCATCATCCAGACCGAT TTCCGCTGCTGCGGTGTCTCCAACTACACGGACTGGTTCGAGGTCTACAATGCCACGCGCGTGCCCGACTCCTGCTGCCTGGAGTTCAGTGAGAACTGCGGCCTGCACGCACCCGGCACCTGGTGGAAAGCG CCCTGTTACGAGACAGTGAAGGTATGGCTTCAGGAGAACCTGCTGGCTGTGGGCGTCTTCGGGCTCTGCACGGCGCTGGTGCAG